Proteins co-encoded in one Nicotiana sylvestris chromosome 7, ASM39365v2, whole genome shotgun sequence genomic window:
- the LOC138873838 gene encoding uncharacterized protein produces MVEGSVNKLSMANGEPSVVVKEGSPSNVAAKQEKSKVVVTGMTNKPIIIVEGARMDPVIIKHVNPVAEELRKAKTSRDNLVLVKKAVTEEEAEEFLRKMKSDEHRRTLTKILNEAHVPDKISVNHLEKIARVTFSDDELPMEGTEHNKALYLTVKCEDSMVARVLVDNGSSANICPLSTLNKLRVDDKRIHKNNICVRGFDGRGKDSVGDIVLELTIGPVEFTMEFQVPEGKCVPTPKIVSASAMVAIEMLKNGFVPGKGLGASLQGIIQPVSLPENLGTFGLGFKPTSEDMKRDKRLKHMVWTIPKPVPRLSRSFVKPDSRKRLVTTVPSSVVDIDYELIEREEIIKALFEYKDILVWSYDDMPGLRTNLVVHKFPVDPAFPPVKETLRNFKTDISVKIKEEVTKQLDAKSRKQSDHVRDLRKFFQRLRRYNLNLNPAKCAFGVPSGKLLGFIVSRRGIELGLSKIKSIQELPPLRNKTEVMSLLGRLNYISRFIAQLMATCEPIFKLLKKDTAVKWTDECQEAFDKIKEYLSKPPALDVLRPDLGNTEVEALFVILHYLPHRSPGSFEQNPMPTGRLAKWQILLTKFDIVYVTRTAIKAQALSDHLAENPVDEEYEPLRTYFPDEEHVYCNVVEEELDGELWFYDIRKYIRMRVYPVQDTCDQKRTIRHLANGFFLSGGVLYKRTPDLGLLRSPPGEQREAVQVSRKNSANIDTLPENKGKAIQVLVIRIPPGEQREAIQVSRKKRVMLVISSPPGEQRESNNVQRKTVKVQQSGVRLENKGKAR; encoded by the exons atggttgaaggatcagtgaacaagttgagcatgGCAAAcggtgaaccatctgtggtagtcaaGGAAGGATCCCCAAGTAATGTTGCggcaaagcaagaaaagtcaaaagtggttgtgACAGGAATGACaaacaagcctatcataattgtagagggtgcccgtaTGGATCCTGTCATCATTAAGCATGTAAACCCAGTTGCCG aagagttaaggaaagctaaaacatccagagataatCTAGTCTTAGTAAAGAAAGCAGTgactgaagaagaggcggaggaatttctgagaaaaatgaag TCAGACGAGCATCGTCGGACCCTGACAAAAATTCTtaacgaagctcatgtccccgacaaaatttcagtgaaccatctggaaaagatcgccagggtcaccttctctgatgatgagttgccgatggaaggtactgaacacaacaaagctctctaccttacggtaaaatgtgaagattctatGGTCGCCAGGGTGTTagtcgacaatggttccagtgcaaatatttgtCCTCTCTCTACGCTGAACAAATTGAGAGTTGATGATAAGAGGATTCACAAGAATAACATATGTGTTCGAGGTTTTGATGgtagagggaaagattcagttggtgatatagtgcttgagttgacaataggaccggtggaattcaccatggagttccag gttccagaagggaaatgtgttccaactccaaagatagtCTCCGCATCAGCCATGGTGGCaattgaaatgctgaaaaatggttttgtgcccggtaaaggtctgggtgcatctctgcagggtatcatacagccagtgtccctccctgaaaatttgggtacgttcggtcttggattcaaacctacTTCGGAAGATATGAAAAGGGATAAAAGGTTGAAACATATGGTGTGGACAATTCCAAAGCCTGTTCCGcgtctctccaggtcttttgtcaagcccgaTTCCAGGAAACGCCTAGTGACGACagttccaagttctgtggttgacattgattatgagttaattgaaag ggaagaaataattaaagcattgtttgagtataaggatattcttgtatggtcgtatgatgatatgccaggctTGAGAACcaatttggtggtccacaaatttccagttgatccagcattccctcccgttaAGGAGACGTTGAGAAATTTCAAAActgacataagtgtgaagattaaagaggaagtcacgaagcagcttgatgcaaag tccaggaagcagtctgaccacgtcagagatttgagaaagtttttccaaaggctccgtAGGTACAATCTTAatctcaatcctgcaaagtgcgcattCGGCGTTCCATCGgggaagctgttgggattcatagtcagtcgaagGGGTATTGAATTGGGTCTGTCAAAGATCAAGTCTATCCAAGAATTACCACCTCtaaggaacaagaccgaggtgatgagtctgttagggaggctgaactacatcagcaggtttattgctcagctcatggcaacttgtgagcccatcttcaagttgctaaagaaggatactgcagtcaaatggaccgatgagtgccAGGAAGCCTTCGATAagatcaaggagtatttgtcgaAACCACCTgcgttg gacgtgttgcgccctgacttgggtaacacagaagttgaagcattatttgtcatcctacactacttacctcatcgcTCACCTGGATCCTTTGAACAGAatcccatgcccacaggaaggctcgcaaagtggcagatcttgctcacaaagTTTGACATCGTATATGTGACTCGGACAGCGATAAAAGCCCAAGCTTTGTccgatcacttggccgagaacccagtggacgaagaatatgaacctttgaggacttacttccctgatgaagag CACGTCTATTGTAATGTAGTTGAGGAAGAACTCGATGGTGAACTATGGTTCTATGACATTAGGAAGTATATCAGGAtgagggtatatccggtacaagacacatgtgatcaaaagagaacaattcggcatTTGGCTAAtggatttttcttgagcgggggagttctgtacaaaagaactccagatcttgggttgTTGAG gagcccacctggagaacaaagggaagcagttcaagtttcgaggaaaaatagTGCAAATATTG acACCCTCCCGGAGaataaagggaaagcaattcaagtgttggtaattaggatcccacctggagaacaaagagaagcaattcaagtctcaaggaaaaaacGTGTAATGTTGGTAATCAgcagcccacctggagaacaaagggaaagcaacaatgttcaaaggaagacggttaaagttcagcaatcaggcgtccgtctggagaacaaagggaaagcacgttag